The following are encoded in a window of Pristis pectinata isolate sPriPec2 chromosome 1, sPriPec2.1.pri, whole genome shotgun sequence genomic DNA:
- the LOC127567435 gene encoding gamma-crystallin M2-like, translating into MGKIIFYEDRDFQGRHYECSTDCADLNSYFSRCNSIRVDDGCWVVYERPNYMGYQYVLSRGEYPDYQRWMGFNDNIRSCRTYPCSSSGPYKIKIYEKPDFGGQMMESMDDCPSVYDRFRYHDIHSCQVMDGYWTFYEQPNYRGRQYFLRPGEYRKFSDWGATCSSIGSFRRVMDF; encoded by the exons ATGGGCAAG ATCATCTTCTACGAGGACCGGGACTTCCAGGGTCGGCACTACGAGTGCAGCACTGACTGTGCCGACCTCAACTCCTACTTCAGCCGCTGTAACTCCATCCGTGTGGATGATGGCTGCTGGGTGGTGTATGAGAGACCAAACTACATGGGATACCAGTACGTGCTGAGCAGGGGCGAGTATCCTGACTACCAGCGCTGGATGGGATTCAATGACAACATCAGGTCCTGCCGCACCTACCCATGT TCCAGTAGTGGTCCCTACAAGATAAAGATATACGAGAAGCCTGACTTTGGagggcagatgatggaatccatGGATGACTGTCCCTCCGTCTACGATCGATTCCGTTACCATGACATCCACTCCTGCCAGGTGATGGATGGTTACTGGACCTTCTATGAACAACCCAACTACAGAGGCCGACAGTACTTCCTGAGACCCGGTGAATACAGGAAGTTTAGTGACTGGGGAGCAACCTGCTCAAGTATTGGATCTTTCCGCCGTGTAATGGATTTCTAA
- the LOC127566596 gene encoding gamma-crystallin M2-like isoform X2, translated as MGRVIFYEDRNFQGRHYECSTDCADLHPYFSRCNSIRVESGCWVLYEKPNYMGYQYVLTKGEYPDYQRWMGFNDCIRSCRSYTLPSDSSYRIKIYERPDFGGQMMEFMDDCPTVFDRFHTRDIHSCQVIDGYWTFYEQPNYRGRQYFMRPGEYRKFSDWGATCATIGSFRRVVDF; from the exons atgggCAGG GTTATCTTCTATGAGGACAGGAACTTCCAGGGTCGGCACTACGAGTGCAGCACCGACTGTGCCGACCTCCATCCTTACTTCAGCCGCTGTAACTCCATCCGCGTTGAGAGTGGCTGCTGGGTGCTGTACGAGAAACCAAATTACATGGGATACCAGTATGTCCTGACCAAGGGAGAGTATCCTGACTACCAGCGCTGGATGGGATTCAATGACTGCATCAGATCATGTCGCAGCTATACTTTG CCCAGCGATAGTTCCTACAGAATAAAGATTTACGAGAGGCCTGACTTTGGAGGGCAGATGATGGAATTCATGGACGACTGTCCCACTGTCTTTGATCGTTTCCACACCCGTGACATTCACTCCTGCCAGGTGATTGATGGTTACTGGACCTTCTATGAACAACCCAACTACAGGGGCCGACAGTACTTCATGAGACCTGGAGAGTATCGGAAATTCAGTGACTGGGGAGCAACTTGCGCAACAATTGGGTCTTTCCGCCGTGTAGTGGATTTCTGA
- the LOC127566596 gene encoding gamma-crystallin M2-like isoform X1: MGKVIFYEDRNFQGRHYECSTDCADLHPYFSRCNSIRVESGCWVLYEKPNYMGYQYVLTKGEYPDYQRWMGFNDCIRSCRSYTLPSDSSYRIKIYERPDFGGQMMEFMDDCPTVFDRFHTRDIHSCQVIDGYWTFYEQPNYRGRQYFMRPGEYRKFSDWGATCATIGSFRRVVDF; the protein is encoded by the exons ATGGGAAAG GTTATCTTCTATGAGGACAGGAACTTCCAGGGTCGGCACTACGAGTGCAGCACCGACTGTGCCGACCTCCATCCTTACTTCAGCCGCTGTAACTCCATCCGCGTTGAGAGTGGCTGCTGGGTGCTGTACGAGAAACCAAATTACATGGGATACCAGTATGTCCTGACCAAGGGAGAGTATCCTGACTACCAGCGCTGGATGGGATTCAATGACTGCATCAGATCATGTCGCAGCTATACTTTG CCCAGCGATAGTTCCTACAGAATAAAGATTTACGAGAGGCCTGACTTTGGAGGGCAGATGATGGAATTCATGGACGACTGTCCCACTGTCTTTGATCGTTTCCACACCCGTGACATTCACTCCTGCCAGGTGATTGATGGTTACTGGACCTTCTATGAACAACCCAACTACAGGGGCCGACAGTACTTCATGAGACCTGGAGAGTATCGGAAATTCAGTGACTGGGGAGCAACTTGCGCAACAATTGGGTCTTTCCGCCGTGTAGTGGATTTCTGA